One genomic window of Quercus robur chromosome 6, dhQueRobu3.1, whole genome shotgun sequence includes the following:
- the LOC126689492 gene encoding uncharacterized protein LOC126689492, whose translation MAVCKNLRLIAYSQEIVDGQPIYVSSNCLPSKALRYEPAGHAFHAAALKLRGYEEEDADVDDKKVVDDKEQMYLPSSDSYSSKGKKKSGDGAKQQDHYALLGLSHVRYLATEDQIKKSYREAALRFHPDKQAALLLAEETEAAKQAKKDEIENHFKSIQEAYEVLIDPVKRRIYDSTDEFDDDIPTDCAPQDFFKVFGPAFLRNGRWSVSQPIPTLGDDNTPLKEVDNFYNFWYTFKSWREFPHADEFDLEQAESRDHKRWMERQNGKLAEKARKEEYVRIRSLVDNAYKRDPRILKRKEVEKAEKQRKKEAKYLAKKLQEEEAARIAEEERRRKEEEEKRAAEAASLQKKAKEKEKKLLRKERTRLRTSSGSVVSQHLLDLSGDDVESLCMSLDIEQLRSLCNRMEHTEGLEQAKVLRDALGYNSDSKGKKVDEHTPQQNGSVEANGKVPLSSFEKKEKPWSKEEIELLRKGMQKYPKGTSRRWEVVSEYIGTGRSVEEILKATKTVLLQKPDTAKAFDSFLEKRKPAPSIASPLTTREEIEGVSTTQGSQSSSASKMDNPEDSPTRSTNDQNPSDSSAANGVSSPEHDVWSAVQEKALVQALKTFPKETNQRWERVAAAVPGKTVNQCKKKFTSLKESFRNKKTAV comes from the coding sequence ATGGCTGTCTGCAAAAACCTTCGGCTGATTGCATATTCGCAAGAGATTGTAGATGGACAGCCAATCTATGTTTCCTCTAATTGCCTTCCTAGCAAGGCTTTAAGATATGAACCAGCTGGGCATGCTTTTCATGCTGCTGCTCTTAAATTACGTGGTTATGAGGAGGAAGATGCAGATGTTGATGATAAAAAGGTGGTTGACGATAAGGAACAGATGTATTTGCCATCATCTGATTCATATAGCAGCAAAGGTAAAAAGAAGTCTGGTGATGGAGCAAAGCAACAAGATCACTATGCATTATTGGGTCTAAGCCATGTAAGATATCTTGCCACGGAGGACCAGATAAAAAAAAGCTACCGTGAGGCTGCTTTGAGGTTTCATCCTGACAAACAGGCGGCCCTCCTCCTTGCTGAGGAAACAGAAGCTGCAAAACAGGCAAAGAAGGATGAAATAGAGAATCACTTTAAGTCCATCCAGGAAGCATATGAAGTTTTAATTGACCCTGTCAAGAGAAGAATTTATGACTCCACAGATGAGTTTGATGATGACATCCCCACTGACTGTGCCCCACAGGACTTCTTCAAGGTGTTTGGTCCAGCTTTCTTGAGGAATGGTCGGTGGTCAGTTAGCCAGCCAATCCCAACTTTAGGTGACGACAATACTCCTTTAAAAGAAGTTGATAATTTCTATAACTTCTGGTACACCTTCAAAAGTTGGAGAGAATTCCCACATGCTGATGAGTTTGATCTTGAGCAAGCTGAGTCTCGTGACCATAAGCGGTGGATGGAAAGGCAGAATGGAAAACTTGCAGAGAAGGCTAGGAAGGAAGAATATGTACGGATACGTTCTCTTGTTGACAATGCCTATAAAAGAGACCCAAGAATACTGAAGAGAAAGGAAGTGGAGAAAGCTGAGAAGCAGAGGAAAAAGGAGGCTAAGTATCTGGCAAAGAAGTTGCAGGAGGAAGAAGCTGCCAGGATTGCTGAAGAGGAGAGACGTCGgaaagaggaggaagaaaaaCGGGCTGCAGAAGCAGCTTCACTGCAAAAGAAGGctaaggagaaggagaagaaactCTTGCGCAAAGAGAGGACTCGTCTTAGAACAAGTTCAGGGTCTGTTGTATCACAGCATTTGCTTGATCTTTCTGGGGATGATGTTGAAAGTCTGTGTATGTCACTTGATATTGAGCAGCTGAGGAGCTTATGCAACAGGATGGAGCACACAGAGGGACTAGAGCAAGCAAAAGTTCTCAGAGATGCACTAGGATATAATAGTGATTCTAAGGGTAAGAAAGTAGATGAGCATACTCCACAGCAGAATGGTTCTGTAGAGGCTAATGGTAAGGTTCCATTAAGTAGctttgagaagaaagagaaacctTGGAGCAAAGAAGAAATTGAGCTCTTGAGAAAAGGTATGCAGAAGTATCCCAAAGGAACATCTCGGAGGTGGGAGGTTGTATCAGAATACATTGGTACAGGTAGATCTGTGGAAGAAATTCTGAAGGCAACCAAAACGGTTCTCCTTCAGAAGCCCGATACTGCTAAAGCATTTGATTCATTTCTTGAGAAGAGGAAACCTGCTCCGTCCATTGCATCTCCACTTACAACTAGAGAGGAAATAGAAGGTGTATCAACAACTCAGGGTTCTCAAAGCAGCAGTGCTTCAAAGATGGATAATCCAGAAGATTCTCCAACCAGAAGCACAAACGACCAGAATCCTTCTGATTCTAGTGCTGCAAATGGGGTTTCAAGTCCGGAGCACGATGTGTGGTCTGCTGTACAAGAAAAGGCATTGGTTCAGGCTTTAAAAACCTTCCCAAA